The following proteins are encoded in a genomic region of Halopelagius longus:
- a CDS encoding M24 family metallopeptidase: MTAVRDQKLTRLDEFMAERGLTELWFLRPANFAWVTDGGNSTVDRAADAGVAALGYDGDAVRALTSNNEADRFREEELPSGVPVETFEWHESSLAEAVARASADSAGADVPTVPGLDPIDASRLRLPFTDPDRRVLERAGRATADAVETVARNVSPDDTERAAAGRLREELWRRGLESPVVLVGGAERSQRHRHFTPTDEPLGEYALLTVVAVERGVNIAVTRTVDFDAPSWLRERHDDASRVAATAMAATREAATTEDGAAGDVFGEIQRAYAAVGREDEWRRHHQGGAIGFESREWTATPSADAPVEAPAPYAWNPTVQGAKTEDTVLVSSGGVDVVTDTGSWPTAEYEAVDSDLRIDLPVPLSR; this comes from the coding sequence ATGACGGCGGTACGCGACCAGAAACTGACGCGTCTAGACGAGTTCATGGCCGAACGGGGATTGACGGAACTGTGGTTCCTCAGGCCGGCGAACTTCGCGTGGGTGACCGACGGCGGGAACTCGACGGTCGACCGCGCGGCGGACGCCGGGGTCGCCGCACTCGGCTACGACGGCGACGCGGTCCGAGCGCTCACGTCGAACAACGAGGCGGACCGCTTCCGCGAGGAAGAACTCCCGTCGGGGGTACCCGTCGAGACGTTCGAGTGGCACGAGTCGTCCCTCGCGGAGGCGGTGGCGCGTGCAAGCGCCGACAGCGCCGGTGCGGACGTTCCGACGGTACCGGGTCTGGACCCCATCGACGCCTCGCGACTGCGGCTTCCGTTCACCGACCCGGACCGGCGGGTACTCGAACGCGCCGGCCGAGCGACCGCCGACGCGGTCGAAACGGTGGCACGAAACGTCTCTCCGGACGATACCGAGCGTGCCGCGGCGGGACGACTCCGCGAGGAACTCTGGCGGCGGGGGCTCGAATCGCCGGTCGTCCTCGTCGGCGGCGCCGAACGCTCCCAGCGCCACCGACACTTCACGCCGACGGACGAACCGCTGGGCGAGTACGCACTTCTCACCGTCGTTGCGGTCGAACGCGGCGTCAACATCGCCGTCACCCGGACCGTCGACTTCGACGCCCCGTCGTGGCTACGCGAGCGACACGACGACGCGAGTCGCGTCGCGGCGACGGCGATGGCGGCGACGCGGGAGGCGGCGACGACCGAGGACGGCGCCGCCGGCGACGTGTTCGGCGAGATACAGCGTGCGTACGCGGCCGTCGGCCGGGAAGACGAGTGGCGACGGCACCATCAGGGCGGCGCAATCGGGTTCGAGAGTCGGGAGTGGACCGCGACGCCGTCGGCCGACGCGCCCGTCGAAGCGCCCGCGCCGTACGCGTGGAACCCGACGGTACAGGGGGCGAAAACGGAAGACACCGTCCTCGTCTCGTCGGGCGGCGTCGACGTGGTCACCGATACCGGTTCGTGGCCCACCGCGGAGTACGAGGCCGTCGACTCCGACCTTCGAATCGACCTCCCGGTCCCGTTGTCCCGGTAA
- a CDS encoding SMP-30/gluconolactonase/LRE family protein, translated as MTRLERVADTRNDTGEGPLWHPDEGCLYWVDIPPGKLYRFDPDAGTHTLAYEAPGDQPIGGFTIQTDGSLLLFEDGRISRWQPGSESAELVTGVDADTRFNDVIADPEGRVFCGTMPGEDSLGDLYRVDLDATVTAVVEDVDIANGMGFSGDGETFYFTESEAHRIYAFDYDRTTGELSNRRTFVETADDGIPDGLTVDEDDCVWSARWNGGRAVRYDPTGTPVEEITVPARKVSSVTFAGPEYDDLYLTTALDGGDRDGEGEGAGALFRATGLETGGREEFRSRIETE; from the coding sequence GTGACTCGACTCGAACGCGTCGCGGACACACGAAACGACACCGGCGAAGGACCGCTTTGGCATCCCGACGAGGGCTGTCTGTACTGGGTCGATATCCCGCCGGGGAAGCTGTACCGGTTCGATCCGGACGCCGGAACGCACACGCTCGCGTACGAGGCCCCCGGCGACCAGCCCATCGGCGGCTTCACGATTCAGACCGACGGGTCGCTGTTACTGTTCGAGGACGGTCGGATCAGCCGGTGGCAGCCCGGATCGGAATCGGCGGAACTCGTCACCGGCGTCGACGCCGACACGCGGTTCAACGACGTCATCGCGGACCCCGAGGGGCGGGTGTTCTGCGGGACGATGCCCGGCGAGGACTCGCTGGGCGACCTCTATCGGGTCGACCTCGACGCCACCGTGACGGCCGTCGTCGAGGACGTCGATATCGCAAACGGGATGGGGTTCTCCGGCGACGGAGAGACGTTCTACTTCACCGAGTCGGAGGCGCACCGGATCTACGCGTTCGACTACGACCGAACGACCGGCGAACTCTCGAATCGGCGGACGTTCGTCGAGACGGCCGACGACGGGATTCCGGACGGACTGACCGTCGACGAGGACGACTGCGTCTGGTCGGCCCGGTGGAACGGCGGCCGCGCAGTCCGATACGACCCGACCGGGACGCCGGTCGAGGAGATTACCGTCCCCGCGCGGAAGGTGTCGTCGGTGACGTTCGCCGGCCCCGAGTACGACGACCTGTACCTGACGACCGCACTCGACGGCGGTGACCGGGACGGCGAAGGTGAGGGGGCCGGTGCACTCTTCCGAGCAACGGGGCTCGAAACGGGTGGTCGCGAGGAGTTCCGCTCGCGGATCGAGACGGAGTAG
- a CDS encoding alpha-N-arabinofuranosidase encodes MANARITVHTAAGIDRIEPEVHGHFSEHLGRCIYEGLWTSDSADEGGFREDVVSLLSDLEIPVLRWPGGCFADDYHWEDGVGPQEERPRRRNLFWAQGPEELPEESNAFGTDEFLELCERIGTEPYLAANVGSGDPQEAADWVEYCNYDGDTELADRRRENGHEEPYGVKYWGLGNENWGCGGQMTPEQYAREYRRYATYVGTMDNLMLDHELELIACGFEGHEWNRRFLEEVNGSPWGVEFPLDHLTLHHYYGRTMNVPEADEEKYDQFLVEALEMEDHIERIAAAINAVATTDDIGVIIDEWGSWHPEATADNGLEQPGTVLDALSAAAVLDVFNDHSDVLTMTNIAQTVNVLQCLVETDEDDAWARPTYRVFDLYAPHKGNEAVQTSVETPTRGLDGDDEDRELPLVGASASVADDETYVTVTNLDCRERKTVDVTLEGMDLDSKSIDAEILFEDHDPDAEVDADNAEEFTAEELDVAVDSGSLIAELPASTVAGISIR; translated from the coding sequence ATGGCTAACGCACGCATTACAGTCCATACTGCAGCGGGTATCGACCGCATCGAACCCGAAGTGCACGGACACTTCTCCGAGCACCTCGGGCGGTGCATCTACGAGGGGCTCTGGACCAGCGACAGCGCCGACGAGGGCGGCTTCCGAGAGGACGTCGTCTCGCTCCTTTCGGACCTCGAGATTCCCGTTCTCCGCTGGCCCGGCGGCTGTTTCGCCGACGACTACCACTGGGAGGACGGCGTCGGTCCGCAGGAGGAACGACCGCGACGCCGGAACCTCTTCTGGGCGCAGGGGCCGGAGGAACTGCCCGAGGAGTCCAACGCCTTCGGCACCGACGAGTTCCTCGAACTGTGCGAGCGAATCGGGACGGAGCCGTACCTCGCGGCCAACGTCGGGTCGGGCGACCCCCAAGAGGCCGCCGACTGGGTCGAGTACTGCAACTACGACGGCGACACCGAACTCGCGGACCGACGGCGCGAGAACGGTCACGAGGAGCCCTACGGCGTCAAGTACTGGGGGCTCGGCAACGAAAACTGGGGCTGCGGCGGACAGATGACCCCCGAGCAGTACGCCCGCGAGTACCGGCGGTACGCGACGTACGTCGGGACGATGGACAACCTGATGCTCGATCACGAACTCGAGCTGATCGCCTGCGGCTTCGAGGGCCACGAGTGGAACCGCCGCTTCCTCGAGGAGGTCAACGGCTCCCCGTGGGGCGTGGAGTTCCCGCTCGATCACCTCACGCTGCACCACTACTACGGACGGACGATGAACGTCCCCGAGGCCGACGAGGAGAAGTACGATCAGTTCCTCGTCGAGGCGCTCGAGATGGAGGACCACATCGAGCGAATCGCCGCGGCGATCAACGCGGTGGCGACGACCGACGACATCGGCGTCATCATCGACGAGTGGGGCTCGTGGCACCCCGAGGCCACGGCCGACAACGGACTCGAACAGCCGGGGACCGTCCTCGACGCGCTCTCGGCGGCGGCCGTCCTCGACGTCTTCAACGACCACAGCGACGTCCTGACGATGACGAACATCGCACAGACGGTCAACGTCCTGCAGTGCCTCGTCGAAACCGACGAGGACGACGCGTGGGCGCGCCCGACGTACCGCGTCTTCGACCTGTACGCGCCGCACAAGGGTAACGAGGCGGTGCAGACGTCGGTCGAGACGCCGACGCGCGGTCTCGACGGCGACGACGAGGACCGCGAACTACCGCTCGTCGGCGCGTCCGCGTCGGTCGCCGACGACGAGACGTACGTCACCGTCACGAACCTCGACTGCCGCGAGCGGAAGACGGTCGACGTCACCCTCGAAGGGATGGACCTCGACTCCAAGTCCATCGACGCCGAGATACTGTTCGAGGACCACGACCCCGACGCGGAGGTCGACGCCGACAACGCCGAGGAGTTCACCGCCGAGGAACTCGACGTGGCGGTCGACAGCGGTTCCCTGATCGCCGAGTTGCCGGCGTCGACGGTGGCCGGAATCTCGATCCGATAA
- a CDS encoding zinc-dependent alcohol dehydrogenase has product MRGLSKTSRSSGSMELLDVEKPEPDADEALIEVDYAGLCGSDAGIYEFESAFERMNLPNIIGHEYTGRVVETGEAVTSFSVGDRVVERPIRGCGECYQCRIGEENVCQNAVITGVDHDGAYAGYIAVPETALHPVPDGVDPRHAALVEPTSIGARAVIQNSRVGAGDRVLVAGPGPIGQLTAQIADAQGGEVVVAGVGQDTDYRLPLAEELGFRTINVEADDLEAHREELTDGVGYDVVFDTTGHPSGLTMAVDEVRKGGQIVLIGQTGETTMPYSPLVRSEIDLQCSYASMYEDFERSLRMIESGDVDHETFLDDRFSLLDADEAFETFLAGGTCKPVFDVSELRE; this is encoded by the coding sequence ATGCGAGGACTCAGTAAGACTAGTCGCAGTAGCGGTTCCATGGAACTCCTCGACGTCGAGAAGCCGGAACCCGACGCCGACGAGGCGCTTATCGAAGTCGACTACGCCGGTCTCTGCGGGAGCGACGCCGGAATCTACGAGTTCGAGTCCGCGTTCGAGCGGATGAACCTCCCGAACATCATCGGCCACGAGTACACCGGCCGCGTCGTCGAGACGGGCGAGGCGGTCACGTCGTTCTCCGTCGGTGACCGCGTCGTCGAGCGCCCGATTCGGGGCTGCGGCGAGTGCTACCAGTGCCGCATCGGCGAGGAGAACGTCTGCCAGAACGCGGTCATCACGGGCGTCGACCACGACGGCGCGTACGCGGGCTACATCGCCGTCCCCGAAACGGCGCTTCACCCCGTTCCGGACGGCGTCGACCCGCGCCACGCGGCGTTAGTCGAACCGACGAGCATCGGCGCCCGCGCCGTGATACAGAACTCGCGAGTGGGGGCCGGCGACCGAGTATTGGTCGCGGGACCGGGGCCCATCGGACAACTGACGGCGCAGATCGCAGACGCACAAGGCGGCGAGGTGGTCGTCGCTGGCGTCGGACAGGACACCGACTACCGCCTCCCCCTCGCCGAGGAACTCGGATTCCGAACGATCAACGTCGAGGCGGACGATCTGGAGGCCCACCGCGAGGAACTGACCGACGGCGTCGGCTACGACGTCGTCTTCGACACGACCGGCCACCCCTCGGGACTGACGATGGCCGTAGACGAAGTCCGGAAGGGCGGTCAGATCGTCCTGATCGGCCAGACCGGCGAGACGACGATGCCGTACTCGCCGCTGGTCCGGTCCGAAATCGACCTCCAGTGTTCGTACGCGTCGATGTACGAGGACTTCGAGCGCTCGCTTCGGATGATCGAGTCCGGGGACGTCGACCACGAGACGTTCCTCGACGACCGCTTCTCGCTTCTGGACGCCGACGAAGCGTTCGAGACGTTCCTCGCGGGCGGGACGTGCAAGCCAGTGTTCGACGTCTCGGAACTGCGCGAGTAA
- a CDS encoding SDR family NAD(P)-dependent oxidoreductase yields MAPYEHTPVTVEDKRAVVVGGTSGIGQAIALGFASEGADVVATSRSEEKVESTAESIRELGADTVSVTCDVTDSDSLARVRDRAVEEFGGIDVVVASQGAISRDSVREISDEEWDFVTDVALDGVRRVTQAFEPAMDSGSIINISSLAATLSMSNLPAYSAAKGGVEAFTRASAKELAPDIRVNAIAPGFVITPQNEETYAEGTEKRTRIDERTPLGRVADREEIVGAAVYLGSDASSYVTGEVVTVDGGFADSAF; encoded by the coding sequence ATGGCACCGTACGAGCACACTCCAGTTACTGTCGAGGACAAGCGCGCAGTCGTCGTCGGCGGCACGAGCGGAATCGGACAGGCGATCGCGCTCGGGTTCGCGAGCGAGGGCGCGGACGTCGTCGCGACCAGTCGGAGCGAGGAGAAAGTCGAATCGACGGCCGAGTCGATTCGAGAACTCGGAGCCGACACCGTAAGCGTGACCTGTGACGTGACGGACTCCGATTCGCTCGCCCGCGTCCGCGACCGGGCGGTCGAGGAGTTCGGCGGCATCGACGTCGTCGTGGCATCCCAAGGAGCCATCTCTCGGGACTCCGTCCGGGAGATATCCGACGAGGAGTGGGACTTCGTCACCGACGTCGCCCTCGACGGCGTCCGCCGTGTGACGCAGGCGTTCGAACCCGCGATGGACTCGGGGTCGATCATCAACATCTCCTCGCTGGCGGCGACGCTCTCCATGTCGAACCTCCCGGCGTACTCGGCGGCGAAAGGCGGCGTCGAGGCGTTCACCCGAGCGTCCGCGAAGGAACTCGCGCCCGACATCAGGGTGAACGCTATCGCTCCCGGCTTCGTCATCACTCCCCAGAACGAGGAGACGTACGCTGAGGGGACGGAGAAACGAACGCGCATCGACGAGCGGACGCCCCTCGGCCGCGTCGCCGACCGTGAGGAGATCGTCGGCGCGGCGGTGTACCTCGGGAGCGACGCTTCCTCGTACGTCACCGGAGAGGTCGTGACCGTCGACGGCGGGTTCGCGGACAGCGCCTTCTGA
- a CDS encoding mandelate racemase/muconate lactonizing enzyme family protein encodes MVDHAKLRDPNAEYTMRDLSAETMNITNDRGGVRDAEITDVQTTMVDGNYPWILVRVYTDAGVVGTGESYWGGGDTAIIERMKPFLVGENPLDIDRLYEHLVQKMSGEGSISGKVISAISGIEIALHDVAGKLLDVPAYQLVGGKYRDEVRIYCDLHTEDEANPEACAEEGVRVVEELGYDAIKFDLDVPSGHEKDRANRHLRGPEIDHKVEIVEAVTEAVGDRADVAFDCHWSFTGGSAKRLAEALEPYDVWWLEDPVPPENHDVQANVTHSTSTPIAVGENVYRKFGQRTLLEPQAVDIVAPDLPRVGGMRETRKIADLADMYYIPVAMHNVSSPVGTMASAQVAAAIPNSLAVEYHSYQLDWWEDLVEEDDLIEEGRMEIPETPGLGLTLDLDAVEEHMVEGETLFDEA; translated from the coding sequence ATGGTTGACCACGCGAAGCTCCGCGACCCGAACGCGGAGTACACGATGCGGGACCTCTCCGCGGAGACGATGAACATCACGAACGACCGCGGCGGGGTCCGCGACGCCGAGATTACGGACGTGCAGACGACGATGGTCGACGGTAACTACCCGTGGATTCTGGTTCGCGTCTACACCGACGCGGGCGTCGTCGGCACCGGCGAGTCCTACTGGGGCGGCGGCGACACCGCCATCATAGAGCGGATGAAGCCGTTCCTCGTCGGCGAGAACCCCCTCGACATCGACCGCCTCTACGAACACCTCGTGCAGAAGATGTCCGGCGAGGGCTCCATCTCGGGGAAGGTCATCTCCGCCATCTCGGGCATCGAAATCGCCTTACACGACGTGGCCGGGAAACTCCTCGACGTGCCCGCCTACCAACTCGTCGGCGGGAAGTACCGCGACGAGGTGCGCATCTACTGCGACCTCCACACCGAGGACGAGGCCAACCCCGAAGCCTGCGCCGAGGAGGGCGTGCGCGTCGTCGAGGAACTCGGCTACGACGCCATCAAGTTCGACCTCGACGTGCCCTCGGGCCACGAGAAGGACCGCGCGAACCGCCACCTGCGCGGCCCCGAAATCGACCACAAGGTCGAAATCGTCGAAGCCGTCACCGAGGCGGTCGGCGACCGCGCGGACGTCGCCTTCGACTGCCACTGGTCGTTCACCGGCGGGAGCGCAAAGCGCCTCGCGGAGGCCCTCGAACCGTACGACGTCTGGTGGCTCGAAGACCCCGTGCCGCCGGAGAACCACGACGTGCAGGCGAACGTGACGCACTCCACCTCGACGCCCATCGCCGTCGGGGAGAACGTCTACCGGAAGTTCGGGCAACGGACGCTTCTGGAACCCCAAGCGGTCGACATCGTCGCGCCCGACCTCCCCCGCGTCGGCGGGATGCGGGAGACGCGGAAGATAGCCGACCTCGCGGACATGTACTACATCCCGGTCGCGATGCACAACGTCTCCTCGCCCGTCGGGACGATGGCCTCCGCACAGGTCGCCGCGGCCATCCCCAACTCGCTTGCCGTCGAGTACCACTCCTACCAACTCGACTGGTGGGAGGACCTCGTGGAGGAAGACGACCTCATCGAGGAGGGGCGCATGGAGATACCCGAAACGCCCGGTCTCGGTCTGACGCTCGATTTAGACGCCGTCGAGGAACACATGGTCGAGGGCGAGACGCTGTTCGACGAGGCGTAA
- the gfo6 gene encoding D-xylose 1-dehydrogenase Gfo6, with amino-acid sequence MSVDDYLESARDRDWEELESGTLRLAMIGLGWWTREQAIPAVEASEFCETTVVVSSTHEKGAELVSERETIETALTYDEFVAGEATDEYDAVYVCTPNARHLQYAAAAAEHGKAILCEKPMEASVERAEELVSATADVPLMVAYRMQTDPQVRQMRELVAEGAIGDPVTVQGHMEQQMLSLVSGDPDQWRLDPELAGYGATIMDIGIYPLNTARFVLDADPVSVTAQMHSEDEAFRDVPDQHATFTVQFDDGTYAACTASQHGTSAGGLRVIGTDGVLTLEETFLGQASQTLTLRKPDGETIEVDDGRRDLFGDQMIEEFDYFADRVIRGEPVAPDGEHGLVDMRAIAAIYEAAETGAEISVE; translated from the coding sequence ATGTCAGTCGATGACTACCTAGAGAGCGCCAGAGACCGCGACTGGGAGGAACTGGAGTCGGGGACGCTCCGCCTCGCCATGATCGGACTGGGGTGGTGGACGCGCGAGCAGGCGATACCCGCCGTCGAAGCGTCCGAGTTCTGCGAGACGACCGTCGTCGTGAGCAGTACGCACGAGAAGGGTGCCGAACTCGTCTCGGAGAGGGAGACTATCGAGACGGCACTCACCTACGACGAGTTCGTGGCGGGCGAGGCGACCGACGAGTACGACGCGGTGTACGTGTGTACGCCCAACGCCCGGCACCTGCAGTACGCGGCGGCGGCGGCCGAACACGGGAAGGCCATCCTCTGCGAGAAGCCGATGGAGGCGTCGGTCGAACGCGCCGAGGAACTCGTCTCGGCGACGGCGGACGTTCCGCTGATGGTCGCCTACCGCATGCAGACGGACCCGCAGGTGCGCCAGATGCGAGAACTCGTCGCCGAGGGGGCCATCGGCGACCCCGTCACCGTCCAAGGGCACATGGAGCAACAGATGCTCTCGCTCGTCTCCGGCGACCCGGACCAGTGGCGACTCGACCCCGAACTCGCCGGGTACGGCGCGACGATCATGGACATCGGCATCTACCCGCTCAACACCGCCCGGTTCGTCCTCGACGCCGACCCCGTCAGCGTGACCGCCCAGATGCACTCCGAGGACGAGGCGTTCCGAGACGTTCCGGACCAACACGCGACGTTCACCGTGCAGTTCGACGACGGAACGTACGCCGCCTGCACGGCGAGTCAACACGGGACGAGTGCGGGCGGTCTCCGCGTCATCGGGACGGACGGCGTGTTGACGCTCGAAGAGACGTTCCTCGGACAGGCCTCCCAGACGCTCACGCTCCGAAAGCCGGACGGGGAGACGATCGAAGTCGACGACGGTCGACGGGACCTGTTCGGCGACCAGATGATCGAGGAGTTCGACTACTTCGCCGACCGCGTCATCCGAGGGGAACCCGTCGCGCCCGACGGCGAACACGGACTCGTCGATATGCGGGCCATCGCGGCCATCTACGAGGCGGCGGAGACGGGCGCCGAGATATCGGTCGAGTAA
- the xacF gene encoding 2,5-dioxovalerate dehydrogenase: MTETRRNYVNGEWVESETGETIDVENPADPSVTVARYQQSNESDAADAVDAAASAQDEWANTPGPERGRILREAGTLLAQRKEELTDMLVAEEGKARPEAAGEVQRAIDIFHYFSTKAADLGGTVKGASGRGTNLYTRKEPVGVAALITPWNYPIAIPAWKLAPALAAGNTVVLKPASLAPGVALELAKALDEAGLPDGVLNVVTGPGSEVGSEFIGNDAVDAVSFTGSGQVGEMVYDQATDAGKRAQTELGGKNPTVVASSADPAEAAEIVASGGFGTTGQSCTACSRAIVHEDVKDEFVAELADRAESIDIGPGNEHEMGPQVSAGERDSTLEYIEVAENEGATLVAGGGVPEGDEVEEGHFVEPTVFTDVDPDMRIAQEEVFGPVVAVIEVSDFEEGIEVANGVEYGLSASVVTDDHTEANRFLEEAEAGVVKVNEKTTGLELHVPFGGFKRSSSETWREQGDAGLEFYTIEKTVYDNY, from the coding sequence ATGACGGAAACCAGACGCAACTACGTGAACGGAGAGTGGGTCGAATCGGAGACGGGCGAGACGATCGACGTCGAGAATCCGGCGGACCCGAGCGTGACAGTCGCGCGGTATCAGCAGTCGAACGAATCCGACGCGGCCGACGCCGTAGACGCCGCCGCGAGCGCCCAAGACGAGTGGGCGAACACCCCCGGCCCGGAACGCGGCCGCATCCTCCGCGAGGCGGGGACCCTCCTCGCCCAACGGAAGGAGGAACTCACCGACATGCTCGTCGCCGAGGAGGGGAAGGCCCGCCCCGAGGCGGCCGGCGAGGTGCAACGCGCCATCGACATCTTCCACTACTTCTCGACGAAGGCCGCCGACCTCGGCGGCACGGTGAAGGGCGCGAGCGGACGGGGAACGAACCTCTACACCCGGAAGGAGCCCGTCGGCGTGGCCGCCCTCATCACGCCGTGGAACTACCCCATCGCCATCCCCGCGTGGAAGCTCGCACCGGCGCTCGCGGCGGGTAACACCGTCGTCCTGAAGCCCGCGTCGCTGGCACCCGGCGTCGCACTGGAACTCGCGAAAGCGCTCGACGAGGCCGGACTCCCGGACGGCGTTCTCAACGTCGTCACCGGTCCCGGCAGCGAAGTCGGTTCCGAGTTCATCGGGAACGACGCCGTCGACGCCGTCTCCTTCACGGGGAGCGGTCAGGTCGGCGAGATGGTGTACGACCAAGCCACCGACGCCGGCAAGCGCGCCCAGACCGAACTCGGCGGGAAGAACCCGACGGTCGTCGCCAGTTCCGCGGATCCCGCGGAGGCGGCCGAAATCGTCGCCAGCGGCGGATTCGGAACCACCGGTCAGTCTTGTACCGCCTGCTCCCGCGCCATCGTCCACGAGGACGTCAAAGACGAGTTCGTCGCCGAACTCGCGGACCGCGCCGAGTCCATCGACATCGGTCCCGGAAACGAACACGAGATGGGCCCGCAGGTCAGCGCCGGCGAACGCGACTCCACCCTCGAGTACATCGAGGTGGCCGAAAACGAAGGTGCGACGCTCGTCGCCGGCGGCGGCGTCCCCGAGGGCGACGAAGTCGAGGAAGGGCACTTCGTCGAACCGACCGTCTTCACCGACGTCGACCCCGACATGCGAATCGCCCAAGAGGAGGTGTTCGGCCCCGTCGTCGCCGTCATCGAAGTGAGCGACTTCGAGGAGGGTATCGAGGTGGCCAACGGCGTCGAGTACGGCCTCTCCGCGAGCGTCGTCACCGACGACCACACCGAGGCGAACCGCTTCCTCGAGGAGGCGGAGGCGGGCGTCGTGAAGGTCAACGAGAAGACGACCGGCCTCGAACTCCACGTCCCCTTCGGCGGGTTCAAACGCTCGTCCTCGGAGACGTGGCGCGAACAGGGCGACGCCGGACTGGAGTTCTACACCATCGAGAAGACCGTCTACGACAACTACTGA
- a CDS encoding ABC transporter ATP-binding protein, which produces MSRLALDDVTKVFGDGESEVVAVEDVSIDIADGEFLVLVGPSGCGKSTTLRMIAGLETVTDGEIRLGDRVLNDVKTQDRDIAMVFQSYALYPHLTAERNMSFGLEESTEMSDADISERVEEVAGMMGIVDLLDRKPGQLSGGQQQRVALGRAIVRDPEVFLMDEPLSNLDAKLRAQMRTELQQLQEQLGVTTVYVTHDQTEAMTMGDRIAVMNDGKLQQLGEPLELYHEPSNLFVAEFIGEPSMNFLHGRISGATFVGDTLNYELDDDIIAATEGVDDAVVGVRPEDIEVLPRARVGDDSGHEFEMVATVVEPMGNENIVHLSFSDDRTEDDLVAVTEEPRAVEEGSTVVVRIPPEMVHVFDQTTGEAVHNRRVESSGRFATP; this is translated from the coding sequence GTGTCCCGACTGGCACTCGACGACGTGACGAAGGTGTTCGGCGACGGCGAGTCGGAGGTCGTCGCGGTCGAAGACGTCTCGATCGACATCGCGGACGGCGAGTTCCTCGTCCTCGTCGGCCCCTCCGGATGCGGGAAGTCCACCACGCTCCGGATGATCGCCGGCCTCGAAACGGTGACGGACGGCGAGATTCGACTCGGCGACCGGGTGTTGAACGACGTCAAGACGCAGGATCGAGACATCGCGATGGTGTTCCAGTCCTACGCGTTGTACCCGCACCTGACGGCCGAACGCAACATGTCCTTCGGACTGGAGGAGTCGACGGAGATGTCGGACGCCGATATCTCCGAGCGCGTCGAAGAGGTTGCGGGGATGATGGGCATCGTAGACCTGCTCGACCGAAAGCCCGGTCAGTTGTCCGGCGGGCAACAGCAGCGTGTCGCGCTCGGTCGCGCCATCGTACGGGACCCGGAAGTGTTCCTGATGGACGAGCCGCTGTCGAATCTGGACGCGAAGCTCCGGGCGCAGATGCGCACCGAACTCCAGCAGCTACAGGAGCAACTTGGCGTCACGACGGTGTACGTCACGCACGACCAGACGGAGGCGATGACGATGGGCGACCGCATCGCCGTGATGAACGACGGCAAACTCCAGCAGTTGGGCGAACCGCTGGAACTGTACCACGAGCCGTCGAACCTGTTCGTCGCCGAGTTCATCGGGGAGCCCTCGATGAACTTCCTGCACGGGCGGATATCGGGGGCGACGTTCGTCGGCGACACCCTGAACTACGAACTCGACGACGACATCATCGCGGCGACCGAGGGCGTCGATGACGCCGTCGTCGGCGTGCGTCCGGAGGACATCGAGGTGCTGCCGAGGGCGCGCGTCGGCGACGACTCCGGCCACGAGTTCGAGATGGTCGCGACCGTCGTCGAACCGATGGGTAACGAGAACATCGTCCACCTGTCGTTCTCGGACGACCGGACGGAGGACGATCTGGTCGCCGTCACGGAGGAACCGCGTGCGGTCGAGGAGGGCTCCACCGTCGTCGTCAGGATTCCGCCGGAGATGGTCCACGTGTTCGACCAGACGACCGGCGAGGCCGTCCACAACCGCCGCGTAGAGAGCAGCGGACGGTTCGCCACGCCGTAG